A single Triticum dicoccoides isolate Atlit2015 ecotype Zavitan chromosome 2A, WEW_v2.0, whole genome shotgun sequence DNA region contains:
- the LOC119356509 gene encoding tRNA (guanine-N(7)-)-methyltransferase-like, producing the protein MAWTAAASLCCRLVRAPPVRRRARRRTLCSAARSTDAVDREYADLNLRPLYPNRGHHLRIRQHVNPLSALFVEPTEPPEWTEVFEDPLLPLMVDIGCGSGRFLVWLAKNSGERRNYLGLEIRQKLVERTQFWVTELGLRNVYFMFANATVSFEQIVLSYPGPLSLVSILCPDPHFKKRHHKRRVLQTPLVDSITKNLCLGGRVLVQSDVLDVATDMRERFDGYADVFEHADRIDKDLQCDDEGWLLDNPMGIRTEREIHAELEGATIYRRMYQKTRCFSPDYSIS; encoded by the exons ATGGCTTGGACGGCCGCGGCCTCCCTGTGCTGCCGCCTCGTCCGCGCGCCCCCCGTCCGTCGCCGCGCTCGGCGCCGGACCTTGTGCTCCGCCGCGCGGAGCACCGACGCGGTGGACAGGGAGTACGCGGACCTCAATCTCCGCCCCCTCTACCCCAAT CGGGGCCATCACCTTCGCATCCGGCAGCACGTGAATCCGCTCAGCGCCTTGTTCGTC GAACCCACGGAGCCGCCTGAATGGACGGAGGTGTTCGAGGACCCCCTGCTGCCCCTCATGGTCGACATCGGCTGCG GGAGTGGGAGATTCTTGGTTTGGTTAGCAAAGAACTCCGGTGAAAGGCGGAATTACCTCGGACTGGAAATCCGGCAGAAG TTGGTCGAGCGGACACAGTTCTGGGTAACAGAATTGGGGCTTAGAAATGT TTACTTTATGTTTGCAAATGCAACGGTGTCTTTCGAGCAAATTGTGTTATCATACCCTGGTCCCCTATCGCTTGTTTCAATACTG TGTCCTGATCCTCACTTTAAGAAAAGGCATCACAAGAGAAGAGTTCTACAGACACCATTGGTGGATTCGATCACAAAGAACCTTTGTCTGGGTGGGCGG GTGCTTGTACAATCAGATGTGCTTGATGTAGCTACAGACATGAGAGAAAGGTTTGATGGATACGCGGATGTGTTTGAGCATGCTGATCGTATTGATAAAGATCTTCAGTGTGACGACGAAGGTTGGCTTCTGGACAACCCTATGGGAATACGGACAGAGAGGGAAATCCATGCTGAGCTGGAAGGAGCGACCATATACAGGAGGATGTACCAAAAGACGAGATGTTTCTCACCAGATTACTCCATCAGTTAA